In one window of Streptomyces roseofulvus DNA:
- a CDS encoding diaminobutyrate--2-oxoglutarate transaminase family protein gives MAVTESAPATAPTRPPVPEPDATEAEIAAERTGDREPAEPAEPAEQAGKPAGKPAAATRRGYGTVAGGGYEAILRRQAQRESSARTYARSLPIVPVRARGLTIEGADGRRYLDCLSGAGTLALGHNHPVVLEAIHRVLDSGAPLHVLDLATPVKDAFTSELFATLPPELAADARVQFCGPAGTDAVEAALKLVRTATGRRGLFAFTGAYHGMTAGALAVSGGAEDVRVTRLPYPQSYRCPFGVGGERGAELSARWTETLLDDPKSGVAAPAGLIVEAVQGEGGVLPAPDAWMRRVRSITARHSIPLVVDEVQTGVGRTGAFWAVEHSGVVPDVMVLSKAIGGSLPLAVIVYRSGLDAWEPGAHAGTFRGNQLAMAAGTATLTYVRENRLAERAATLGARMLGRLQGLQAAHPCVGDVRGRGLMIGVELVDPEAAAPDDPVPPAAPALARAVRRECLARGLIVELGGRHSAVVRLLPPLTLTDEQATAVLDRFADALAAAERAHRPGPPAPHRTAPGPSH, from the coding sequence GTGGCCGTGACCGAATCAGCTCCAGCCACCGCACCCACCCGTCCCCCGGTCCCCGAGCCCGACGCGACCGAGGCAGAGATCGCGGCGGAGCGCACCGGAGACCGGGAGCCTGCCGAGCCGGCCGAGCCGGCCGAGCAGGCCGGGAAGCCGGCAGGGAAGCCCGCGGCAGCGACCCGGCGCGGCTACGGCACGGTGGCCGGGGGCGGTTACGAGGCCATCCTGCGGCGGCAGGCCCAACGCGAGTCCAGCGCCCGCACCTACGCCCGCTCGCTGCCGATCGTCCCGGTCCGCGCCCGCGGCCTGACCATCGAGGGCGCCGACGGCCGCCGCTACCTCGACTGCCTCTCCGGCGCCGGCACCCTCGCGCTCGGCCACAACCACCCGGTCGTGCTCGAAGCCATCCACCGGGTCCTCGACTCCGGGGCGCCGCTCCACGTGCTCGACCTCGCGACCCCGGTCAAGGACGCCTTCACCTCCGAGCTGTTCGCCACCCTCCCCCCGGAACTCGCCGCCGACGCCCGCGTCCAGTTCTGCGGCCCCGCCGGCACGGACGCCGTGGAGGCCGCCCTGAAACTGGTCCGCACCGCCACCGGCCGGCGCGGCCTGTTCGCCTTCACCGGCGCCTATCACGGCATGACCGCCGGCGCCCTCGCCGTCTCCGGCGGCGCCGAGGACGTCCGCGTCACCCGGCTCCCGTACCCCCAGTCGTACCGCTGCCCCTTCGGCGTCGGCGGCGAGCGCGGCGCCGAACTCTCCGCCCGCTGGACCGAGACGCTCCTCGACGACCCCAAGAGCGGCGTCGCCGCCCCGGCCGGGCTGATCGTCGAGGCCGTCCAGGGCGAAGGGGGCGTCCTCCCCGCCCCCGACGCCTGGATGCGCCGCGTCCGGAGCATCACCGCCCGGCACTCCATCCCCCTCGTCGTCGACGAGGTCCAGACCGGCGTCGGCCGCACCGGCGCCTTCTGGGCCGTCGAACACAGCGGCGTCGTCCCGGACGTGATGGTCCTCTCCAAAGCCATCGGCGGCTCCCTCCCCCTCGCCGTCATCGTGTACCGCTCCGGACTCGACGCCTGGGAGCCCGGCGCCCACGCCGGCACCTTCCGCGGCAACCAGCTCGCCATGGCCGCCGGCACCGCCACCCTCACGTACGTCCGCGAGAACCGGCTCGCCGAACGGGCCGCCACCCTCGGCGCCCGGATGCTCGGCCGGCTCCAGGGCCTCCAGGCCGCCCACCCCTGCGTCGGCGACGTCCGCGGCCGCGGCCTCATGATCGGCGTCGAGCTCGTCGACCCCGAGGCCGCCGCACCCGACGATCCCGTCCCGCCCGCCGCCCCGGCCCTCGCCCGGGCCGTCCGGCGCGAGTGCCTCGCCCGCGGGCTCATCGTCGAACTCGGCGGCCGCCACTCCGCCGTCGTACGCCTCCTTCCCCCGCTCACCCTCACCGACGAGCAGGCCACCGCCGTCCTGGACCGCTTCGCGGACGCCCTCGCCGCCGCCGAGCGGGCCCACCGTCCCGGGCCGCCCGCCCCCCACCGGACCGCCCCCGGACCGTCCCACTGA
- the lexA gene encoding transcriptional repressor LexA yields MTTTADSATITAQDRSQGRLEPVHAMNDTAMNGEEPGRPARALPGRPPGIRADSSGLTDRQRRVIEVIRDSVQRRGYPPSMREIGQAVGLSSTSSVAHQLMALERKGFLRRDPHRPRAYEVRGSDQPSTQPTDTTGKPAASYVPLVGRIAAGGPILAEESVEDVFPLPRQLVGDGELFVLKVVGDSMIEAAICDGDWVTVRRQPVAENGDIVAAMLDGEATVKRFKREDGHVWLLPHNAAYQPIPGDEATILGKVVAVLRRV; encoded by the coding sequence GTGACCACCACCGCAGACAGCGCCACCATCACCGCCCAGGACCGCTCCCAGGGCCGACTCGAGCCGGTGCACGCGATGAACGACACAGCCATGAACGGCGAGGAGCCCGGGCGACCCGCCCGAGCCCTCCCCGGCAGGCCGCCAGGCATCAGGGCCGACAGCTCCGGTCTCACCGACCGCCAGCGCCGGGTCATCGAGGTCATCCGCGACTCGGTCCAGCGGCGCGGCTACCCGCCGTCGATGCGCGAGATCGGCCAGGCGGTGGGCCTGTCCAGCACGTCGTCCGTGGCCCACCAGCTGATGGCCCTGGAGCGCAAGGGATTCCTCCGCCGCGACCCGCACCGCCCCCGGGCGTACGAGGTCCGCGGTTCGGACCAGCCGAGCACCCAGCCGACCGACACCACCGGCAAGCCGGCCGCGTCGTACGTGCCCCTCGTCGGCCGGATCGCGGCCGGTGGCCCCATCCTGGCCGAGGAGTCCGTCGAGGACGTCTTCCCCCTCCCCCGGCAGCTCGTCGGCGACGGCGAGCTCTTCGTCCTCAAGGTCGTCGGCGACTCCATGATCGAGGCCGCCATCTGTGACGGCGACTGGGTCACGGTCCGCCGCCAGCCCGTCGCGGAGAACGGCGACATCGTCGCCGCCATGCTCGACGGCGAGGCCACGGTCAAGCGCTTCAAGCGCGAGGACGGGCACGTCTGGCTCCTGCCGCACAACGCCGCGTACCAGCCCATCCCCGGTGACGAGGCGACGATCCTCGGCAAGGTCGTCGCCGTTCTGCGGCGGGTCTGA
- a CDS encoding IucA/IucC family protein, with product MTTSPAPHDSARPAATSGPAAPPAPAPELLAPPELNPAAWARAAAGTFAKALGEFAYEEILEPVPADGDAPDRYVLTLDDGAELAFTARRGAYGGWRVAPDTITLDDRPLTDPFAFLVRARRLLGLDGATLGHLIRELSATLAAEARLVHTALTADRLADLPYAELEGHQTGHPWLVLNKGRIGFSAGDAARWAPEARRATRLPWIAVSNRLAAYRGVTGLDTPDRLYARELDPPVRDAFRAELTARGLDPDAYLLLPVHPWQWDEILLPLFAPAIASGAIVPLPADDDLRLPQQSIRTFLNTSRPDRHTVKLPLSVLNTLVWRGLPTERTLAAPAVTAWVHGLRDADPFLHRECGVILLGEVASVTVEHPLYDRLPEVPYQYKELLGAIWREPLRLPPGERARTLASLLHTDPDGRAFVAALVERSGLAPAAWLRRLFAALLPPLLHFLYRYGTVFSPHGENAIVVYDEQDVPVRLAIKDFVDDVNISAHPLPEHDAMPDDVRAVLLTEEPGFLTQFIHSGLFVGVFRYLAPLCEEQLDVSEADFWALVRAEILRHQERFPELKDRFELFDLLTPRIERLCLNRNRLHMDGYRDRSDRPHAAVHGTVPNPLA from the coding sequence GTGACGACGTCCCCAGCACCCCACGACTCCGCACGACCCGCGGCGACCTCCGGACCCGCGGCACCCCCCGCACCCGCCCCCGAACTGCTCGCGCCCCCCGAGCTCAACCCCGCCGCCTGGGCCCGTGCCGCCGCCGGCACCTTCGCCAAGGCCCTCGGCGAGTTCGCCTACGAGGAGATCCTCGAACCCGTCCCCGCCGACGGCGACGCCCCGGACCGGTACGTCCTCACCCTCGACGACGGCGCCGAGCTCGCCTTCACCGCCCGCCGCGGCGCCTACGGCGGCTGGCGCGTCGCACCCGACACGATCACCCTGGACGACCGGCCGCTGACCGACCCCTTCGCCTTCCTCGTCCGCGCCCGCCGCCTCCTCGGACTCGACGGCGCCACCCTCGGGCACCTCATCCGCGAACTCTCCGCCACCCTCGCCGCCGAGGCCCGCCTCGTCCACACCGCCCTGACCGCGGACCGCCTCGCCGACCTCCCGTACGCCGAACTCGAAGGCCACCAGACCGGGCACCCCTGGCTCGTCCTCAACAAGGGCCGCATCGGCTTCTCCGCCGGCGACGCCGCCCGCTGGGCACCCGAGGCACGCCGCGCCACCCGCCTCCCGTGGATCGCGGTCAGCAACCGCCTCGCCGCCTACCGCGGCGTGACCGGACTCGACACCCCCGACCGCCTCTACGCCCGCGAACTCGACCCGCCCGTCCGGGACGCCTTCCGCGCCGAACTCACCGCCCGCGGCCTCGATCCCGACGCCTATCTGCTGCTCCCCGTCCACCCCTGGCAGTGGGACGAGATCCTCCTCCCGCTCTTCGCCCCCGCCATCGCCTCCGGAGCGATCGTCCCGCTCCCCGCCGACGACGACCTCCGCCTGCCGCAGCAGTCGATCCGTACCTTCCTCAACACCAGCCGCCCCGACCGGCACACCGTCAAGCTGCCGCTCTCCGTGCTCAACACCCTCGTCTGGCGCGGACTCCCCACCGAGCGCACCCTCGCCGCACCCGCCGTCACCGCCTGGGTGCACGGCCTGCGCGACGCCGACCCCTTCCTCCACCGGGAGTGCGGCGTGATCCTCCTCGGCGAGGTCGCCTCCGTCACCGTCGAGCACCCCCTCTACGACCGGCTGCCCGAAGTCCCGTACCAGTACAAGGAACTGCTCGGCGCGATCTGGCGCGAACCCCTGCGCCTGCCGCCCGGCGAGCGCGCCCGCACCCTCGCCTCGCTGCTGCACACCGACCCCGACGGCCGCGCCTTCGTCGCCGCGCTCGTCGAGCGCTCCGGACTGGCACCCGCCGCCTGGCTGCGGCGGCTCTTCGCCGCCCTGCTGCCGCCGCTGCTCCACTTCCTCTACCGCTACGGCACGGTCTTCTCCCCGCACGGGGAGAACGCGATCGTCGTCTACGACGAACAGGACGTCCCCGTCCGACTGGCGATCAAGGACTTCGTCGACGACGTCAACATCAGCGCCCACCCGCTCCCCGAACACGACGCGATGCCCGACGACGTCCGTGCCGTCCTCCTCACCGAGGAGCCCGGCTTCCTCACCCAGTTCATCCATTCGGGGCTCTTCGTCGGCGTCTTCCGCTACCTCGCCCCGCTGTGCGAGGAACAACTCGACGTCTCCGAAGCCGACTTCTGGGCGCTCGTCCGCGCCGAGATCCTCCGCCACCAGGAACGCTTCCCCGAGCTGAAGGACCGGTTCGAGCTCTTCGACCTGCTCACCCCCCGGATCGAACGGCTCTGCCTCAACCGCAACCGCCTGCACATGGACGGCTACCGGGACCGCTCCGACCGCCCCCACGCCGCCGTCCACGGCACCGTCCCCAACCCCCTGGCGTGA
- a CDS encoding ATP-dependent DNA helicase, whose translation MTKPSLPDLLHAAVAAVGGTERPGQVTMAEAVAEAIDDNSHLLVQAGTGTGKSLGYLVPALAHGERVVVATATLALQRQLVERDLPRTVDALHPQLRRRPQFAMLKGRSNYLCLHRLHEGVPQDEEDGLFDPFEAAAPTSKLGQDLLRLRDWADETETGDRDDLTPGVSDRAWAQVSVSSRECLGASKCAYGAECFAEAARERAKLADVVVTNHALLAIDAIEGAPVLPQHEVLIVDEAHELVSRVTGVATGELTPGQVNRAVRRAAKLVDEKVADQLQTAAEGFERVMELALPGRLEKLPEDLAYALAALRDAARAVITALGNTRDRAVQDEDAVRKQAMASVETVHGVAERITQGSEYDVVWYERHDRFGASVRVAPLSVSGLLREKLFTERSVVLASATLKLGGDFNGVGASLGLAPEGTTGDDLPVWKGIDVGSPFDYPKQGIMYVAKHLAKPARDGDRGDMLDELTELIQAAGGRTLGLFSSMRAAQLAAEELRTRIPEFPILLQGEDTLGELIKNFSADPKTCLFGTLSLWQGVDVPGASCQLVVMDKIPFPRPDDPLMSARQKAVEEAGGNGFMAVAATHAALLMAQGAGRLVRATGDRGVVAVLDQRLATARYGSYLKASMPDFWYTTDRNQVRKSLAAIDAAAKADGA comes from the coding sequence ATGACGAAGCCATCCCTCCCCGACCTCCTCCACGCCGCCGTCGCCGCCGTCGGCGGCACCGAGAGGCCCGGCCAGGTCACCATGGCCGAGGCCGTGGCCGAGGCCATCGACGACAATTCCCACCTGCTCGTCCAGGCGGGCACCGGCACCGGAAAGTCGCTCGGCTACCTCGTGCCGGCGCTCGCGCACGGGGAGAGGGTGGTGGTGGCCACGGCCACGCTGGCGCTCCAGCGCCAGCTCGTCGAGCGCGACCTGCCGCGGACGGTCGACGCGCTCCACCCGCAGCTGCGCCGCCGCCCCCAGTTCGCCATGCTCAAGGGCCGGTCGAACTATCTGTGCCTGCACCGTCTCCACGAGGGGGTCCCGCAGGACGAGGAGGACGGCCTGTTCGACCCCTTCGAGGCGGCCGCGCCGACCAGCAAGCTCGGCCAGGACCTCCTCCGGCTGCGCGACTGGGCGGACGAGACGGAGACCGGCGATCGGGACGACCTGACGCCCGGCGTCTCCGACCGGGCCTGGGCCCAGGTCTCGGTCTCGTCCCGGGAGTGCCTCGGCGCGAGCAAGTGCGCCTACGGGGCGGAGTGCTTCGCCGAGGCGGCCCGCGAGCGCGCCAAGCTCGCCGACGTCGTCGTCACCAACCACGCCCTCCTCGCCATCGACGCGATCGAAGGCGCCCCGGTGCTGCCCCAGCACGAGGTGCTGATCGTCGACGAGGCCCACGAGCTGGTCTCCCGGGTCACCGGTGTCGCCACCGGTGAGCTCACCCCGGGGCAGGTGAACCGGGCGGTCCGCCGGGCCGCCAAGCTCGTGGACGAGAAGGTCGCGGACCAGCTCCAGACCGCCGCGGAGGGTTTCGAGCGGGTCATGGAGCTGGCGCTGCCGGGCCGCCTGGAGAAGCTCCCGGAGGACCTGGCGTACGCGCTGGCGGCGCTGCGGGACGCGGCCCGAGCCGTGATCACCGCGCTCGGGAACACCCGGGACCGGGCCGTGCAGGACGAGGACGCGGTGCGCAAGCAGGCGATGGCCTCGGTCGAGACCGTGCACGGAGTGGCGGAGCGGATCACCCAGGGCTCCGAGTACGACGTCGTCTGGTACGAGCGCCATGACCGCTTCGGCGCCTCGGTGCGGGTCGCGCCGCTCTCGGTCTCCGGGCTGCTCCGGGAGAAGCTCTTCACCGAGCGCTCCGTCGTCCTCGCCTCGGCCACGCTGAAGCTCGGCGGTGACTTCAACGGGGTGGGTGCCTCCCTGGGCCTCGCGCCCGAGGGCACCACGGGGGACGACCTGCCCGTCTGGAAGGGCATCGACGTCGGCTCGCCGTTCGACTATCCCAAGCAGGGGATCATGTACGTCGCCAAGCACCTGGCCAAGCCGGCCAGGGACGGCGACCGGGGCGACATGCTGGACGAGCTGACGGAGCTGATCCAGGCGGCCGGCGGGCGGACCCTCGGGCTGTTCTCCTCGATGCGGGCGGCCCAGCTGGCGGCGGAGGAGCTGCGGACCCGTATCCCCGAGTTCCCGATCCTGCTCCAGGGCGAGGACACCCTAGGGGAGCTGATCAAGAACTTCTCCGCCGACCCGAAGACCTGCCTGTTCGGCACCCTGTCGCTGTGGCAGGGCGTGGACGTGCCGGGGGCCAGCTGTCAGCTGGTCGTCATGGACAAGATTCCGTTCCCGCGCCCCGACGACCCGCTGATGAGCGCCCGGCAGAAGGCGGTCGAGGAGGCCGGGGGCAACGGCTTCATGGCGGTGGCGGCGACGCACGCGGCGCTGCTGATGGCCCAGGGCGCGGGCCGTCTGGTCCGGGCGACGGGCGACCGGGGCGTGGTGGCCGTACTGGACCAGCGGCTCGCCACCGCGCGGTACGGCAGCTATCTGAAGGCGTCCATGCCCGACTTCTGGTACACGACCGACCGCAACCAGGTGCGGAAGTCGCTGGCCGCGATCGACGCCGCCGCGAAGGCGGACGGCGCCTGA
- a CDS encoding GNAT family N-acetyltransferase — MSLHPDHRHEAGTTATASGTHGTDITTDTDTAPAGRPGGDLLDSVASWAPADTPFGAFRLVPVRPAQDLSLITRWMNDPAVAAFWQLAGPAFLTARHICAQLEGDGRSVPCLGVLDSTPMSYFELYRADLDPLARAYPARPDDTGVHLLLGGAADRGRGIGTALLRAVADLVLAHRPRCTRVVAEPDIRNTPSVSAFLSAGFRYAAEIDLPDKRAALMIRDRSIRHAL; from the coding sequence ATGTCCTTACATCCGGACCACAGACACGAAGCCGGCACCACGGCCACCGCGTCGGGCACCCACGGCACGGACATCACCACCGACACGGACACCGCCCCGGCCGGCCGACCCGGCGGCGACCTGCTCGACTCGGTCGCCTCCTGGGCACCGGCGGACACCCCCTTCGGCGCCTTCCGCCTCGTGCCCGTCCGCCCGGCCCAGGACCTGTCCCTGATCACCCGGTGGATGAACGACCCCGCCGTCGCCGCCTTCTGGCAGCTCGCGGGACCCGCGTTCCTCACCGCGCGCCACATCTGCGCCCAGCTCGAAGGCGACGGCCGCAGCGTCCCCTGCCTCGGCGTGCTCGACTCCACCCCGATGAGCTACTTCGAGCTCTACCGAGCCGATCTCGACCCGCTCGCCCGCGCCTACCCGGCCCGTCCGGACGACACGGGCGTCCATCTCCTCCTCGGAGGCGCCGCCGACCGAGGCCGAGGCATCGGCACCGCGCTCCTGCGCGCGGTCGCCGATCTCGTCCTCGCCCACCGTCCCCGCTGCACCCGCGTCGTCGCCGAACCCGACATCCGCAACACCCCCTCCGTCTCGGCCTTCCTCAGCGCAGGCTTCCGCTACGCCGCGGAAATCGACCTGCCCGACAAACGAGCCGCGCTCATGATCCGCGACCGCTCCATCCGTCACGCTCTGTGA
- the nrdR gene encoding transcriptional regulator NrdR produces MHCPFCRHPDSRVVDSRTTDDGTSIRRRRQCTDCARRFTTVETCSLMVVKRSGVTEPFSRTKVISGVRKACQGRPVTEDALAKLGQRVEEAVRATGSAELTTHDVGLAILGPLQELDLVAYLRFASVYKAFEGLEDFEAAIAELRVRPPAENGGTGAPEVPVPAGAAD; encoded by the coding sequence ATGCACTGCCCCTTCTGCAGGCACCCCGACAGCCGGGTCGTGGACAGCCGCACCACCGATGACGGGACGTCGATCCGACGCCGTCGCCAGTGCACCGACTGCGCCCGCCGTTTCACGACGGTGGAGACCTGTTCGCTCATGGTGGTCAAGCGCTCCGGCGTCACCGAGCCCTTCAGCCGTACCAAGGTCATCTCTGGCGTCCGCAAGGCGTGCCAGGGGCGACCGGTCACCGAGGACGCCCTCGCCAAGCTCGGCCAGCGGGTCGAGGAGGCGGTGCGCGCCACCGGAAGCGCCGAGCTGACCACGCACGACGTGGGCCTGGCCATCCTCGGGCCGCTGCAGGAGCTCGACCTCGTCGCGTACCTGCGCTTCGCCTCCGTCTACAAGGCGTTCGAGGGGCTCGAAGACTTCGAGGCCGCCATCGCGGAACTCCGCGTGCGGCCTCCCGCTGAGAACGGCGGGACCGGCGCCCCGGAGGTGCCCGTTCCCGCCGGTGCCGCCGACTGA
- a CDS encoding IucA/IucC family protein encodes MNATPTSQVPETETHPDTEEHTVPRQHIGPAPLRPSRPGADPVTGPRPPAAPTADPLDDPDPQRAADAAALENLLRCWVREKNLPAPETSTLRVPLDASGTALLVPVRYWSPTGWHRFGTPTLEGLPSTAPAVDAVTLAALLSRETGRPEATELVGRVADSARRTADFLDARRRDPRPRPDADLFLAAEQSLLLGHPLHPTPKSREGLSEAEARLYSPELHGSFPLHWFAVDRSLLASDSAWTEQGRAVTAEQLTAGLAEGLAHPAGTAPLPLHPWQARELLHRPDIRVLLDRGLLHDLGPHGSHWHPTSSVRTVHRPGARAMLKLSLGLRITNSRRENLRKELHRGVEVHRLLRTGLVDEWQAAHPGFDIVRDPAWLAVDAPDGTPVPGLDLMIRHNPFGPGDDAVCLAALTAPRPWPGSTGMSSRLADLIGRLAARTGRPVAAVSAEWFLRYLDQVVRPVLWLDGHAGIALEAHQQNTLVLLDPDGWPAGGRYRDNQGYYFRESHRAELEARLPGIGAHSDTFVSDQVTDERFAYYLGINNVLGLVGAFGAQHLADERILLAAFRSFLTSATGLGSPLPHRLLEAATLRSKANLLTRLHGLDELVGPVDTQSVYVTITNPLRS; translated from the coding sequence GTGAACGCCACCCCCACCTCCCAGGTGCCCGAGACCGAGACCCACCCCGACACCGAGGAGCACACGGTCCCGCGCCAGCACATCGGCCCCGCCCCCCTCCGGCCGTCCCGCCCCGGCGCCGACCCGGTCACCGGCCCGCGGCCGCCCGCCGCCCCCACGGCCGACCCGCTCGACGACCCCGACCCCCAGCGGGCCGCCGACGCCGCCGCCCTCGAGAACCTCCTCCGCTGCTGGGTCCGGGAGAAGAACCTCCCCGCCCCCGAGACGTCCACCCTCCGCGTCCCCCTCGACGCCAGCGGCACCGCCCTCCTCGTCCCCGTCCGCTACTGGTCTCCCACCGGCTGGCACCGCTTCGGCACCCCCACCCTGGAGGGCCTCCCCTCCACGGCCCCGGCCGTGGACGCCGTCACCCTCGCCGCCCTCCTCAGCCGCGAGACCGGCCGCCCCGAGGCCACCGAACTCGTCGGCCGCGTCGCCGACTCCGCCCGCCGCACCGCCGACTTCCTCGATGCCCGCCGCCGCGACCCCCGGCCCCGCCCCGACGCCGACCTCTTCCTCGCCGCCGAACAGTCCCTCCTCCTCGGCCACCCGCTCCACCCCACCCCCAAGAGCCGCGAAGGACTCTCCGAGGCCGAGGCCCGTCTCTACTCGCCCGAACTCCACGGCTCCTTCCCCCTCCACTGGTTCGCCGTCGACCGCTCCCTCCTCGCCTCCGACTCCGCCTGGACGGAACAGGGCCGCGCCGTCACCGCCGAACAGCTCACCGCCGGCCTCGCCGAAGGGCTCGCCCACCCGGCCGGCACCGCCCCCCTGCCCCTGCACCCCTGGCAGGCCCGCGAACTCCTGCACCGCCCCGACATCCGCGTCCTCCTCGACCGGGGCCTCCTCCACGACCTCGGCCCGCACGGCAGCCACTGGCACCCCACCTCCTCCGTCCGCACCGTCCACCGCCCCGGCGCCCGCGCCATGCTCAAGCTCTCCCTCGGCCTGCGCATCACCAACTCCCGCCGCGAGAACCTGCGCAAGGAGCTCCACCGCGGCGTCGAGGTCCACCGCCTCCTGCGGACCGGCCTGGTCGACGAGTGGCAGGCCGCCCACCCCGGCTTCGACATCGTCCGCGACCCCGCCTGGCTCGCCGTCGACGCCCCCGACGGCACCCCCGTCCCCGGCCTCGACCTGATGATCCGGCACAACCCCTTCGGCCCCGGCGACGACGCCGTCTGCCTCGCGGCCCTCACCGCACCCCGCCCCTGGCCCGGAAGCACCGGCATGAGCTCCCGGCTCGCCGACCTCATCGGCCGCCTCGCCGCCCGCACCGGCCGACCGGTCGCCGCCGTCTCCGCCGAGTGGTTCCTCCGCTACCTGGACCAGGTCGTCCGCCCCGTCCTCTGGCTCGACGGCCACGCCGGCATCGCCCTGGAAGCCCACCAGCAGAACACCCTCGTCCTCCTGGACCCCGACGGCTGGCCCGCCGGCGGCCGCTATCGCGACAACCAGGGCTACTACTTCCGCGAGTCCCACCGGGCCGAGCTGGAGGCCCGCCTCCCCGGCATCGGCGCCCACAGCGACACCTTCGTCTCCGACCAGGTCACGGACGAGCGCTTCGCCTACTACCTCGGCATCAACAACGTCCTCGGCCTGGTCGGCGCCTTCGGCGCCCAGCACCTCGCCGACGAGCGGATCCTGCTCGCCGCCTTCCGCTCCTTCCTCACCTCCGCCACCGGTCTCGGCTCCCCGCTTCCGCACCGCCTCCTCGAAGCGGCCACCCTCCGCAGCAAGGCCAACCTCCTCACCCGTCTCCACGGCCTCGACGAACTCGTCGGCCCCGTCGACACCCAGTCCGTCTACGTCACCATCACCAACCCCCTCCGCTCCTGA